A single genomic interval of uncultured Sphaerochaeta sp. harbors:
- a CDS encoding proton-conducting transporter membrane subunit: MSIESLFLSPVYLPMLGAALILITKHFFTDRQRRAVEYLSALIAFIIPLIAFIFLIKPVLARHQVHMILGTWETTLGIHYHFDGLSFLLITINLLVSIPVWLYSRRTGPHQETFTVIFLIQSASIAATSLTADLFNLFVCLEVMGVTSYVLVASSEKNKAILSSFTYLLFSATAMVFFLIGTFGLYRISGSLAYDTIAQVKNMLSGSDLLVARLSLVLIVVSVLLRTAVIPLSGWLVGAHSNAPHAVSALLSGVLIKIPLFALVRLLLLVTGTELLGSILAWAGGISALLGILLALREHHAKRLLAYSSVSQIGYIVTAYGLALASGLETEEGALLLALSLLYAFSHALAKATLFMTVGRASDAVGSKDLHTARGALSALRAQGERFPITGIAYLVAFLSISALPPTIGFWGKNTLVYLSKGHGSTYFLSITSVLTIVAYLKLSGIFLPRKNQEIQNVEPSSTALTSLSLIFLTILLLAGGLWYTELQTFVVQVLSPLGATNATLTSYSALQDLLKTGLTTTIALLFFIIGSKTRLERRFEARRESTASFPNLFFGFALMVAVMAWWLLFPGGVL; encoded by the coding sequence CATTCTGATTACCAAGCACTTCTTTACAGACAGACAAAGACGAGCTGTGGAATACCTCTCTGCCCTTATTGCATTCATTATCCCACTCATTGCATTCATATTCCTGATCAAGCCGGTTCTAGCTCGTCATCAGGTGCATATGATTCTCGGAACCTGGGAGACTACACTGGGTATCCACTACCATTTTGACGGCCTCTCCTTCCTCCTTATCACCATCAATCTCCTGGTCAGTATCCCGGTTTGGCTCTACAGCAGGAGAACAGGACCTCATCAGGAGACTTTCACGGTAATATTCCTCATCCAGAGTGCATCCATTGCTGCGACCAGCCTTACAGCTGACCTGTTCAACCTGTTCGTCTGCCTTGAGGTGATGGGTGTAACCAGCTATGTATTGGTTGCCAGTAGTGAGAAGAACAAGGCAATACTCTCCTCTTTTACCTACCTGCTCTTCAGCGCCACGGCAATGGTATTCTTCCTGATAGGAACATTCGGCCTCTATAGAATCTCAGGCTCCCTTGCCTACGACACCATCGCCCAAGTAAAAAATATGCTCTCAGGATCCGACCTCCTGGTTGCACGTCTCTCACTTGTCCTGATTGTCGTATCGGTGCTCTTGAGAACTGCAGTCATCCCACTCTCCGGCTGGCTGGTTGGGGCACACTCGAATGCACCCCATGCAGTTTCAGCCTTGCTCTCTGGGGTGTTGATTAAAATACCCCTCTTTGCCTTGGTTCGTCTTTTATTGCTGGTTACCGGTACCGAGTTACTTGGGTCCATCCTTGCATGGGCAGGAGGGATTTCAGCCCTGCTGGGTATTCTCTTGGCACTTAGGGAGCACCACGCCAAGCGTTTGCTTGCCTATAGCTCAGTCAGCCAGATTGGGTATATCGTGACCGCCTATGGATTGGCCTTGGCATCAGGGCTTGAGACTGAAGAGGGAGCACTGTTACTCGCGCTCTCACTCCTCTATGCGTTCAGCCATGCCTTGGCAAAAGCGACCCTCTTCATGACGGTAGGACGCGCTAGTGACGCAGTGGGCAGCAAAGATTTGCATACGGCTCGGGGAGCTCTCTCAGCGCTACGCGCACAAGGTGAGCGATTCCCCATTACAGGCATAGCATACCTGGTTGCATTTCTCTCGATCAGTGCACTCCCCCCCACCATTGGGTTCTGGGGCAAGAACACACTTGTATATCTTTCAAAAGGACATGGGTCAACCTACTTTTTGAGTATTACTTCAGTATTGACCATTGTTGCATATCTTAAGCTCTCTGGTATCTTTCTTCCAAGAAAAAACCAAGAAATCCAGAATGTGGAACCGTCGTCTACTGCACTTACCTCTCTATCGCTCATTTTCCTTACGATACTCCTGCTTGCCGGAGGGCTTTGGTATACTGAGCTCCAGACGTTTGTGGTCCAGGTTCTCTCTCCACTTGGAGCTACGAATGCAACACTGACCAGTTATTCAGCACTCCAGGATTTACTGAAGACAGGGCTCACCACCACTATCGCTCTGTTATTCTTTATCATCGGATCCAAAACCAGATTGGAAAGGCGTTTTGAGGCAAGAAGGGAGTCAACAGCATCATTCCCTAATCTCTTCTTCGGTTTTGCTCTGATGGTTGCTGTCATGGCATGGTGGCTCCTCTTTCCGGGAGGAGTACTATGA
- the pheT gene encoding phenylalanine--tRNA ligase subunit beta yields the protein MPKIETTGKLFYSLLGKTIQDEQLEEIFPVAKAELDGHEDDLLKIELNDTNRPDLWSAAGIARQLKAYWGVEAPLYDFFSTADETFDSEGRELIVDASVKEVRPYSIGFAAKGHKVSEDELEALIQSQEKLCSNFGRKRKTIAIGIYRSDLITYPVHYRGADPDTTKFIPLGMDKELTLREICSEHPKGREYGPIVSDSKVFPYLHDDKGETLSFPPVINSAHIGAVEAGDENLFLELSGSDLHDLLLAASILACDMSDLGYEILPVKVSFPEETEFGREITVPYYFQEPISCSLSQVHKTLGELMSGDDAVAALKRMGIYAVYDEDTIWATVPEWRNDFLHPVDLIEDIMIGYGLGNFQPEMPQDFTVGRLSPAEELGRKVKDLMVGLGFQEMMYNYLGSKREYVDNMQFPAEKCIFISNPMSENYEVVRPSVIPSLLESESVSAHAPFPHKIFEVGKIAFLDENENSGTTTRNSLGFLASDSVMGYNEVSSIVNTLFYFLGKEYQLAALEGDGRFIKGRCAKIMLGEEEVGVFGEIHPAVLENWGSETPTIACEVDLDMLLN from the coding sequence ATGCCAAAGATTGAGACTACCGGCAAGTTGTTCTACAGCTTGCTTGGAAAAACCATACAAGATGAGCAACTGGAAGAAATTTTCCCCGTTGCAAAAGCTGAACTGGATGGTCATGAAGATGACCTGCTGAAAATTGAGCTCAACGACACCAACCGTCCTGACCTCTGGTCTGCCGCAGGTATCGCACGTCAGCTCAAAGCATACTGGGGAGTTGAAGCTCCTCTCTACGATTTTTTCTCTACCGCTGATGAAACCTTTGACAGCGAGGGAAGGGAGCTCATCGTAGATGCCTCAGTAAAGGAAGTAAGACCGTACTCAATTGGCTTTGCTGCAAAAGGCCACAAGGTAAGTGAGGATGAACTCGAAGCATTGATCCAGAGTCAGGAAAAGCTCTGTTCCAACTTTGGGAGAAAACGCAAGACGATTGCAATTGGGATCTATCGCTCCGATCTGATTACCTACCCGGTACATTACCGTGGGGCAGATCCTGATACCACCAAATTCATACCGCTTGGAATGGATAAGGAACTCACCCTGAGGGAAATCTGCAGCGAACACCCCAAGGGCAGGGAGTATGGTCCGATTGTAAGCGACAGCAAGGTATTTCCCTATCTGCATGATGACAAGGGAGAGACACTGAGTTTCCCACCGGTGATCAACAGTGCTCATATCGGGGCTGTTGAGGCAGGAGATGAGAATCTGTTCCTTGAGCTTAGTGGATCTGATCTTCACGATCTCTTGCTTGCAGCCTCCATTCTTGCCTGTGATATGTCCGACCTTGGGTATGAGATTCTTCCCGTGAAGGTCTCTTTTCCAGAGGAGACAGAGTTTGGAAGAGAGATAACGGTTCCCTATTATTTCCAAGAGCCTATCTCCTGCTCACTCAGCCAGGTCCATAAGACCCTTGGTGAGCTGATGAGTGGAGACGATGCTGTTGCAGCCTTGAAGAGAATGGGAATCTATGCTGTCTATGATGAGGACACCATCTGGGCAACCGTCCCAGAGTGGAGAAATGACTTCCTGCATCCAGTCGACCTAATCGAGGATATTATGATCGGTTATGGGCTTGGAAACTTCCAGCCTGAGATGCCTCAGGATTTCACGGTTGGACGACTCAGCCCAGCTGAAGAGTTGGGCCGCAAGGTCAAGGACTTGATGGTGGGTCTCGGATTCCAGGAGATGATGTACAACTATCTGGGCTCCAAACGGGAATACGTGGACAACATGCAGTTCCCTGCTGAAAAATGTATCTTTATCTCCAATCCAATGAGTGAGAACTATGAGGTGGTACGCCCCTCGGTCATTCCTTCCCTGTTGGAGAGTGAGAGCGTTAGCGCCCATGCACCTTTCCCTCATAAGATCTTCGAAGTGGGCAAGATTGCTTTCCTCGATGAGAACGAGAACAGTGGGACCACAACCCGTAATAGTCTCGGTTTCCTAGCCAGTGACAGTGTGATGGGTTACAACGAGGTCTCCTCGATTGTGAACACCCTGTTCTACTTCCTCGGCAAGGAGTATCAACTTGCAGCCTTGGAAGGCGATGGCCGGTTCATAAAAGGTCGTTGTGCCAAAATTATGCTAGGCGAAGAAGAGGTTGGGGTATTTGGAGAAATCCATCCTGCAGTTCTGGAGAACTGGGGAAGTGAAACTCCCACCATTGCCTGTGAGGTAGACCTGGATATGTTGTTGAACTAA
- a CDS encoding proton-conducting transporter membrane subunit, whose amino-acid sequence MNITHTILFSPVFLPLLSAAGILFIKSFCPTGIRRIAEYLGILIGMILPLFLVLTLYPILQNQGYIETTIGGYAKSIGIVYRFDGMSLLLIFLAAAITIPSWIFSRKEGPGHSYYTALMLIQNASIAAIGMTADLFNLFVCLELMGVTAYVLIATGKKANAAYASFSYLMLSSSAMVFFLLGTFGLYKLTGSLSYEGISRGLEAVSGRNQYVALFSLLLIIVPVLLRVAVMPLSLWLVDAHAKAPHAVSALLSGVLLKVPLFALLRVFTLSPLATQLALPVSYAGAATALIGVLLALSQSDAKQLLAYHSISQIGYIVSAWGMALHTGITTSEGALLLSASFFHAFSHAQFKALLFLTIGKATDAAGNRNVYTLRGANQALRIEGERIPLTMLCFLVGALSISALPPFNGFYSKMLVTYTLKGSMHYTFLTLASAGTIASFIKLSRIFLPSKQPLMSAVSKEKKRFSVSTHLSFILLALSCLAVGLLSEQMILFITKLISPEEAQTYGSSFFFTQDNLIKTALTVLAGIVLFSFAVIKPGRHVLHFLEKRRGGFTDLFLGFSVALGALALIGW is encoded by the coding sequence ATGAATATAACTCACACCATACTCTTCTCCCCAGTATTTCTCCCACTTCTCTCAGCAGCAGGTATACTCTTTATCAAGAGCTTCTGCCCGACGGGCATCAGGAGAATTGCGGAGTATTTGGGAATACTGATTGGAATGATACTCCCCCTTTTCCTGGTTCTTACTCTCTACCCCATCCTGCAGAACCAAGGGTACATTGAGACAACCATAGGAGGGTATGCAAAGAGTATCGGCATCGTCTACCGTTTTGACGGAATGAGCTTGCTTTTGATTTTCCTGGCTGCAGCAATCACCATCCCCTCTTGGATTTTCTCCCGTAAGGAAGGACCTGGACATAGCTATTACACAGCACTGATGCTCATCCAGAACGCTTCCATAGCAGCAATCGGTATGACTGCTGACCTGTTCAACCTCTTTGTCTGCCTTGAACTCATGGGCGTAACTGCCTATGTCCTGATCGCAACCGGAAAGAAAGCCAATGCAGCCTATGCATCATTCTCCTACCTTATGCTCTCATCATCTGCAATGGTCTTTTTCCTGCTCGGTACCTTCGGTCTCTACAAACTCACCGGTTCACTCAGCTATGAAGGGATTTCCAGGGGATTGGAAGCAGTCTCTGGAAGAAACCAATACGTTGCACTTTTCTCCTTGCTCCTGATCATTGTCCCGGTTCTATTACGAGTAGCAGTCATGCCACTCTCACTTTGGTTGGTGGATGCACATGCAAAGGCGCCCCATGCTGTTTCAGCGCTCCTCTCGGGAGTGCTGTTGAAAGTTCCTCTCTTTGCACTGCTGAGAGTCTTTACTCTCTCACCACTTGCCACTCAGCTTGCACTTCCGGTCAGCTATGCTGGAGCTGCAACGGCCTTGATCGGTGTATTGCTTGCACTCTCCCAGAGTGATGCAAAGCAACTGCTTGCCTATCACTCCATCAGCCAGATAGGGTATATCGTAAGTGCCTGGGGGATGGCACTGCATACAGGAATCACCACCTCAGAAGGAGCACTGCTTCTTTCAGCTTCCTTCTTCCATGCATTCAGCCATGCACAATTCAAGGCCTTGCTCTTTCTTACCATCGGAAAGGCTACTGATGCAGCAGGCAACCGCAATGTCTACACACTCAGGGGGGCAAACCAGGCACTACGAATCGAAGGAGAGAGAATACCGCTTACGATGCTCTGTTTTCTCGTCGGTGCACTCTCCATTTCTGCACTTCCCCCGTTCAATGGTTTTTACAGCAAGATGTTGGTTACCTATACCCTCAAGGGAAGTATGCATTATACCTTCCTAACCCTTGCCTCAGCGGGAACCATTGCTTCGTTTATTAAGCTTTCCCGTATTTTTCTTCCATCCAAACAACCACTGATGAGTGCAGTCAGTAAAGAGAAAAAACGCTTTTCCGTCTCCACACACCTCTCATTTATCCTGCTTGCCCTCTCCTGTCTTGCTGTCGGCCTGCTCAGTGAGCAAATGATTCTTTTCATTACTAAATTGATAAGCCCAGAAGAAGCACAAACCTATGGTAGTAGTTTCTTCTTCACACAGGACAATCTTATCAAGACTGCTCTCACCGTCCTCGCAGGCATAGTACTCTTCAGTTTTGCCGTTATCAAACCAGGACGGCATGTATTGCACTTCTTGGAGAAGAGACGAGGAGGATTCACCGATCTCTTCCTCGGCTTTTCCGTTGCACTCGGGGCGCTTGCTTTGATTGGATGGTAA
- a CDS encoding phenylalanine--tRNA ligase subunit alpha: MEIDVKNLHPLEVRLLRHVALGEPITAGRIVDELDYKVGQCNQAFSWLSAKGYLVEKSRESRVLYELTEFGREQAEKGTPAQRIFAFIKAEGPHSLPEIASALGLEKSEVGSAFGQLSKARCAQMNDENKAQSIADELSGEFLLTANLLQKGLQGDLDESALDADEKKAMGKIAKKRGAASSPFKVIEREDIVYELTEEGSQAKEAVLKANITGEELGSLTPEMLATGSWKTGSFRPYGLNAPTSRLIPGRHNPYGNYLQWVKDKLCSLGFEEFDGSLVENEFWNGDALFMPQFHSARDIHDVYYVKDPVHCKEIEEPWLSQVAKTHEDGWETGSRGWRYSFDHEFTRRQVLRSQGTVLSARQLPNAKIPGKYFGVARCFRYDQVDATHGADFYQTEGIVLGNDVNLKTLLGLLKMFAEEIAGAEEVKYVPGYFPFTEPSIEVHIKHPVLGWFELGGSGIFRPEVTKALGIDVPVLAWGLGIDRMALMHLGLNDLRELFTPNIESVRTRRGN, translated from the coding sequence ATGGAAATTGATGTAAAGAACCTGCATCCGCTGGAAGTCCGCCTACTCAGGCATGTGGCATTGGGTGAACCCATTACCGCCGGCCGCATCGTGGACGAGCTTGACTACAAGGTGGGGCAGTGCAACCAGGCGTTCAGCTGGTTGAGCGCAAAGGGCTATCTGGTCGAGAAGAGTCGCGAAAGTCGCGTCTTGTATGAACTGACAGAATTCGGAAGGGAGCAAGCAGAGAAAGGGACTCCCGCCCAGCGTATCTTTGCATTTATCAAGGCTGAGGGACCTCACTCCCTTCCTGAGATCGCCTCAGCCCTGGGATTGGAAAAGAGTGAAGTGGGTTCAGCCTTCGGTCAGCTATCAAAGGCTCGTTGTGCACAAATGAATGACGAAAACAAAGCTCAATCCATCGCTGATGAGCTGAGCGGTGAGTTCCTTCTTACCGCCAATCTCCTGCAGAAAGGCTTGCAAGGGGACCTTGATGAATCAGCATTGGATGCAGATGAGAAGAAAGCAATGGGCAAAATCGCGAAGAAACGCGGTGCAGCCTCCTCTCCCTTCAAGGTCATTGAACGGGAAGATATCGTCTACGAGTTGACTGAAGAGGGCTCCCAGGCCAAGGAAGCGGTCCTGAAGGCAAACATCACAGGAGAGGAGCTTGGCTCCCTTACCCCAGAGATGCTTGCTACCGGAAGTTGGAAAACCGGTAGCTTCCGCCCCTATGGTTTGAATGCTCCCACCAGTCGCTTGATCCCAGGTCGGCACAACCCATACGGCAACTATCTGCAGTGGGTCAAGGATAAGCTCTGCAGCCTCGGCTTTGAGGAATTCGATGGCTCTCTCGTGGAGAATGAGTTCTGGAACGGCGATGCCCTGTTCATGCCACAGTTCCACAGTGCTCGTGACATCCACGATGTGTATTATGTAAAGGACCCGGTGCATTGCAAGGAGATCGAGGAACCTTGGCTCAGCCAGGTTGCCAAGACTCATGAAGATGGCTGGGAGACAGGTAGCCGAGGTTGGCGCTACAGCTTTGACCATGAATTCACCCGTCGCCAGGTGCTACGCAGCCAAGGAACGGTTCTCAGTGCACGCCAGCTGCCCAATGCAAAGATTCCAGGCAAGTATTTTGGTGTTGCCCGCTGTTTCCGTTATGATCAGGTTGATGCAACCCACGGCGCTGATTTCTATCAGACTGAGGGTATTGTCTTAGGCAATGATGTGAACCTGAAAACTCTGTTGGGTCTGCTGAAGATGTTTGCTGAAGAGATTGCAGGAGCCGAGGAAGTGAAATACGTCCCTGGCTACTTCCCCTTCACAGAACCTTCTATCGAAGTGCATATCAAACATCCTGTATTGGGATGGTTTGAACTTGGAGGGAGTGGGATTTTCCGCCCTGAGGTTACCAAGGCACTCGGTATTGACGTGCCGGTACTCGCATGGGGACTCGGTATCGACCGAATGGCCTTAATGCACCTTGGATTGAACGATCTCAGGGAGCTCTTTACTCCGAACATCGAGTCGGTACGCACGAGGAGGGGAAACTAA